The Pirellulales bacterium region TCCCCGGCACGCTGGTGTTTTACATGGGCGTGACCACGGCCAAGCATTGGACCGGCGCTTTGATCGAGGCGGGCAAGGCCCCTTCGACGCCGGCCGCGATCATTCGCCGTTGCTCGTGGCCCGATCAACGGACGATTCGCTGCACGCTGGGCACGGTGGCCGAGCGCGTGGCGGCCGAAACACTGCGGCCGCCGGCGATGGTGATTGTCGGCGAAGCCGCCGGGCTGGAGCATGCCGGCGAGTGGTTCACGCGCCGGCCGTTGTTCGGCGCCAAAATCGTGGTGACACGGCCCCGTGGCCAGTGCGACCCGCTGCGCAGCCGGCTGGCCGAGTTGGGCGCCGATGTGCTCTTGCAACCCGCCATTGAAATCGTCCCGCCCGAAAACTGGCAGGCGGTCGATGCCGCGCTGAGCCGGCTGACCGATTTCGACTGGCTCGTTTTTTCCAGTGCCAATGGTGTCGAACATCTGATCGCTCGGCTGCTGGCGGCCCATGGCGACTTGCGAAAGTTGGGCGGCGTTCGCCTGGCGGCGATCGGTCCCGGCACGGCCGATGCGCTGGCAACGTTTCACTTGCGGGCCGATTTGGTTCCGCCCGAATATCGAGCGGAGTCGCTGGCCGACGCGCTGGCTGCCCAGACGGCCGGCCGGCGCGTGTTGTTGGTGCGGGCCAGCCGCGGCCGAGAGGTGCTGGCCGAGCGGCTGGAAGCGGCGGGCACCGTCGTCGAACAGGTGGTCGCCTATCAAAGCCGCGATGTGACGCAAAGTGATGATCTGGTCGCCGAGCTACTGCGTCAGGGCGGCATTGCCTGGATCACGGTGACCAGTTCGGCCATCGCCCGCTCGTTGGCCGCGATGTTTGGCGACAACCTGCGCCGCACGCGACTGGCCAGCATCAGCCCCGTGACGTCGGCGACTTTGCGGGAACTGGGCTTTGAGCCCGCGGCGGAAGCCGAAGTTTATATAGTTGACGGCCTCATTGAGGCGCTGTTGCGCGGCGACAACCGGCACGCTTGACGCAAACGGCAGACTTTGCCCGGCAGGCGCGCCGCCGGTTTGGTCGAGCGGCCCGTTGGCGCCTGCCGACGTCTGATGAAGGGACACGCACTGGTAGCAGAATTCGTGAGAATTCTGGCCGCCAGGCGTAGGGTGGGACCAGCGAGCTTGCGAGCGCCGGCCCACCGTAATCGACGTCGCCAATGGTGGGCCGGCGCTCGCAAGCTCGCTGGTCCCACCCTACGATCCGCTCTAACGGAGGCCAACGGCATGTCGAGACCGTCAGCAACGGGTATCTGCGTTCTTTCCATCGATGTCGTGTCTGGCGATGCCGGCACTGCCGACCTATGCCTGCGATTGGCGGCGGCCGATGTGCCGGCCACTTGGAGCATCGCGTCGTCCCCGTGCGACGAGCTATGCGCGGCGCTGCGGCAACAGCCCGGCAATGAAGTCGCGTTGCTGGCCGGTGGCTGGGCGGCGGAACCATCGGACCGCAGGACGTTTTCCCGATCGCTGACCAGCAGCCTGGCGGACCTTCGCTCGGCCGGCTATTACCCCACGACCATTGCACTGCCCATAGGTCGCCTGGCCACCCACGACGACCTGCTTGCCAAGCACGACATCTGCGTCGCTCGGGTAAGCCAGCGCCGCCAGCAGCCCAAGGCCCGCGGTTGGTGGCCGCGACTCCGTTCGACGCCGGAGTCAACCGCCGTTGCCAACTTGCGCTGGGGCCTGTGGGAAGCGGCGGTGACGGTCGACCTGCGCGACGCCGGCCTGCGCGGCGTCGCTAAGACCGTCGATCGACTTACCGGCCGCGGAGGTTCGGCCATCGTCGTTGCCCCTTCCGACGTTTTGGCGTCGGACGCCCGTGCCACGTCGAAGCTGATCGGCCACCTTGCCCGTCGGCGCGAGGAGCAGGCGCTGCGGGTCACGACGCTGGCCGGGATTGCCGGCGATTTCCGGGCGGCACGTCCCGCCACGGCCGCCCGTTCGATCCTTCGCCCGGCGGCATAGGGCCTGCGGAGCGATCGACTCGTGGTAGAATGGCAACATGATGCTGGACGATAAGCAACGGCAGTCTGCGCTCGAAGGCAAGCCTGTCGAAATCACCGATCGGAACGAGGTTTTTTACCATCTTTCCAAGCAGCAATTCGATGAGCTGCAGCGGATACGGCCGCGCCGAGCACTCACGTTGATCGAGTTGCTGGTGGTGATCGCCATCATCGGTATTCTGGTTGCCTTGCTGTTGCCGGCGGTTCAAGCCGCCCGTGAGGCGGCGCGGCGGGTGCAATGCGTCAACCACCTCAAGCAATATGCCATCGCCACGCACGGGCACGTCGATGTGACCGGGTATTATCCCACGGGCGGCTGGGGATGGGACTGGGTGGGCGATCCGAACCGCGGCACCGACGAGCGACAGCCCGGCGGCTGGAATTTCAACTTGCAGCCGTACATGGAGCAGACTCAAACCTATGGCCTGGGCGCCGGACTCGACGGACCGCAGCAGGCGGCGGCGCTGACGCGCATGGTGCGCACCTATGAACGCTACTTTAACTGTCCGACCCGGCGCGGCGGACAGCTTTTTCTGAACGCCTTCGGCGGGGGATTCGTGGCGTACAACGCCGGCCCCTCCGACGAGGTGGCGCGGCTCGACTATGCCGTCAATGTCGGCGATCAACTTCTCGACGAATACGACGGCGGCCCCGCCAGCCTGGCGACGGGCGACGACCCGGCCTATCCCTGGCCCGACACCAGCGGATTGACGGGCGTCTGCTTTCGCCGCAGCCGCGTCCGGCCGGCCGATCTGAGCGACGGATCGAGTTGCACGTATTTGATCGGCGAGAAGTACCTCAATCCCGACGCGTACTATTCCGGCACGGACGCCGCCGACAACGAGGACGCCTATGTCGGTTTCGACAACGACATCTGCCGCACGACCGTCGCGGGGCGAACGCCCATGCTCGACACCAAGGGCTTCGCCGACACGTTCCGCTTCGGCAGCGCCCATCCGGTAACGTTCAACATGGCTTTCTGCGACGGCTCAGTCCACTCGATCGCATACACGATCGACGGCGAGGTCCACCGCCGGCTGGGAAACCGGCGCGACGGCACGCGCGTGGAATTGCCGGGACGGTAGACCTGGGCTGTTTGCCGCCCGATTTGATTCTATTTCGAGTGAAATGGCTCGATCTCCACCTGAAAACGGACAGGGGAGCAGCTTACGCGAGCACGCCGTCGATCGGTTTTCCGTGAACGTTGGTCAGGCGGCGGCGAATGCCGTTGTGGTAGAACGTCAGGCGCTCGTGGTCGATGCCCAGCAGACGGAGGATGGTGGCATGGAAGTCGTGCCACGTCACCGGGTTTTCGACGGCCCGCAGGCCGAAGTCGTCGGTCGAGCCGTAGGCCAGGCCATGCTTCAGGCCGGCGCCGGCCAGCCAGGTGGAAAAGCCGTACTGGTTGTGATCGCGGCCTTTGCCCAAAGTGCCGCCGCCGGATTGCGTGAACGGCGTGCGACCGAACTCGGTGCTGAAGATCACCAGCGTGTCTTCCAACATGCCGCGCTGGCGGAGATCGGCCAACAGTCCGGCCAGCGGGCGATCGATGCGGGCGGCTTCCTGGTTGTGGTTGGCCACCATATCCTCGTGGCCGTCCCAATTGATGCGGGGAGATCCAAAGGCGCTGCCAGAAAAAAGTTGCACGAACCGCACCCCGCGCTCCAATAGCCGCCGTGCCAACAGGCAACTGCGGCCCACGTCGGTGGTTTCCGGCCGGCCTAGACCGTACAGCTCGTGTGTGGCCGCGGTCTCGCGGTCGAGATCCGACACTTCGGGCACGGCCAACTGCATGCGGGCGGCCATGTCGTAGCTGCGGATGCGGGCAAGCAGCGCGTCGCTCGCGCCGTGCTCCGCCAGGTGCCGCTCGTTCATCGCGACCAGCAGCCGCTGACTGGCGGCTTCGGTCGCGGCGTCGATCGGCCGCGCCGGCGCCAGGTCATGAATCGCCGGACCGCGACTGCGGACCGTCACGCCCTGGTGCCGGGCCGGCAGAAAGCCCTGCGACCAATTGATCGAGCCGCCCGCCGGCACGCCGCGGTTGTCGGGAATCACCACGTAAGCCGGCAACTCGTCGGTTTCGCTCCCCAGCCCGAACGACAACCATGCCCCGAGCACCGGAAAACCATTCAGCCGAAAGCCCGTGTTGGCCTGAAAGGTGGCCGGCGTGTGGTTGGAAGTTTCCGCCGTCATCGAGCGGATGACCGTCAATTCGTCGGCGACTTGGGCCAGGTTAGGAAACAGTTCCGAAACCCACAACCCGCTCTGCCCGCGCTGGCGGAACTCCCAATCATTCTTCCGCAATAGTCCGACCTGGCCGAAAAACACGTCGGGCTTTTCGCCGCCGGGCAGCGGTTGTCCGTGCAGACGCGCCAGTTCGGGACGGAAATCGAACGAGTCGATATGACTCAATCCGCCGCAGAGAAAAATGTGGATGGCCCGGCTGGCCTTGGGCGGAAAGTGCGGCGGCGGATCGTCAGCTTCGCCGGCGACCACGGCGGCCTGGGCCGGATTCTCACGGCCGAGCACTTCCGTCAGTGCGGCGGTTCCCAGACCGGCGCCGACCCACGAAAAGAACTCACGGCGTGTGGGCGGAATGACGGCAGGTGCGTCGTGTTGGTGGGTTTGCATGCGGCCGCTCAATCGATGTATAAAAACTCGTTGCTATTGAACAGCACCCGGCAAAAGGCCGCCAGGCCGTGCTCGGCGACAAACGCCCGCGCCGCGGTCGTTTCATCCGGCCGAGGCGTGCGGGCCAGGGCCAGGCGATAGGCATGTTCGACTTGTGCCGCGACGTCCCTCCCCGACTCGTCGCGCAGCCGTTCGGCAAAACGATCCGCCATTCGCAGCACGAACGAGTCGTTCAACAGCGCCAAGGCTTGCAGCGGCGTGGTGGTGACCGCGCGCGACGGTGCGATCGTCGAGGGATCGGGACAGTCGAACACGTCGAGCAACGGACTCGTGCCGGAACGAATCACGGTGCGGTACAGGCTGCGCCGCTGATAGGCGAAGCCTTCGGCATCATAAACTTCGTAGAACTGGCTGTTGTTGGTAAACGTGCGGAAGTCGCGGTAACCGGCACCACCCATCGCCGGATTGAGCTGGCCCGCAACCGACAAGATGGCGTCGCGGAGTATCTCGGCTTCCAGACGCAACGGACTTTTTCGCCACAGCAGGCGATTGCCCGCATCGACGCCGGCCGCTTCGGGCTGATACGTCGCGGACCGGCGATAAGCGGCCGAGTGTACGATCTGGCGGTGCATTTGTTTCAGGCTCCATTTTTGCCCAACGAGTTCGGCCGCCAGCCAGTCGAGCAAGTCGGCGTGCGAGGGCCGGCCGCCGTTGAAACCGAAGTCGTTAGGCGTCTCGACCAACCCCACGCCGAAGTGAGACTGCCACAGCCGATTGACGATGACCCTCGCCGTCAACGGATTCTCTGGCGCCGCGATCCACTCGGCCAGCTTTGCGCGGCGCTGGTCCTCCGGGGCATCGGGCGGCAGCCCGAACTCCGCTTTGCTGGAAACGGCCGCCACGCCGCCGGGCGCCACGACATCGGCGGGTTGCCGTGTATCGCCGCGCCGCAAC contains the following coding sequences:
- a CDS encoding DUF1501 domain-containing protein yields the protein MQTHQHDAPAVIPPTRREFFSWVGAGLGTAALTEVLGRENPAQAAVVAGEADDPPPHFPPKASRAIHIFLCGGLSHIDSFDFRPELARLHGQPLPGGEKPDVFFGQVGLLRKNDWEFRQRGQSGLWVSELFPNLAQVADELTVIRSMTAETSNHTPATFQANTGFRLNGFPVLGAWLSFGLGSETDELPAYVVIPDNRGVPAGGSINWSQGFLPARHQGVTVRSRGPAIHDLAPARPIDAATEAASQRLLVAMNERHLAEHGASDALLARIRSYDMAARMQLAVPEVSDLDRETAATHELYGLGRPETTDVGRSCLLARRLLERGVRFVQLFSGSAFGSPRINWDGHEDMVANHNQEAARIDRPLAGLLADLRQRGMLEDTLVIFSTEFGRTPFTQSGGGTLGKGRDHNQYGFSTWLAGAGLKHGLAYGSTDDFGLRAVENPVTWHDFHATILRLLGIDHERLTFYHNGIRRRLTNVHGKPIDGVLA
- a CDS encoding DUF1559 domain-containing protein, which translates into the protein MMLDDKQRQSALEGKPVEITDRNEVFYHLSKQQFDELQRIRPRRALTLIELLVVIAIIGILVALLLPAVQAAREAARRVQCVNHLKQYAIATHGHVDVTGYYPTGGWGWDWVGDPNRGTDERQPGGWNFNLQPYMEQTQTYGLGAGLDGPQQAAALTRMVRTYERYFNCPTRRGGQLFLNAFGGGFVAYNAGPSDEVARLDYAVNVGDQLLDEYDGGPASLATGDDPAYPWPDTSGLTGVCFRRSRVRPADLSDGSSCTYLIGEKYLNPDAYYSGTDAADNEDAYVGFDNDICRTTVAGRTPMLDTKGFADTFRFGSAHPVTFNMAFCDGSVHSIAYTIDGEVHRRLGNRRDGTRVELPGR
- the cobA gene encoding uroporphyrinogen-III C-methyltransferase; translated protein: MTALTRAEQPAAGRVYLVGAGPGDPGLITLRGVECLRRADVVLYDYLVNPQILEHAAPQAELACLGCHAQGRIWPQSEVNRRLVAEARAGKTVVRLKGGDPAVFARAAEELAALTEAGIAFAVVPGVTAALAAASYAGIPLTHRDGASAVALVTGHEADKDAPALDYAALAAFPGTLVFYMGVTTAKHWTGALIEAGKAPSTPAAIIRRCSWPDQRTIRCTLGTVAERVAAETLRPPAMVIVGEAAGLEHAGEWFTRRPLFGAKIVVTRPRGQCDPLRSRLAELGADVLLQPAIEIVPPENWQAVDAALSRLTDFDWLVFSSANGVEHLIARLLAAHGDLRKLGGVRLAAIGPGTADALATFHLRADLVPPEYRAESLADALAAQTAGRRVLLVRASRGREVLAERLEAAGTVVEQVVAYQSRDVTQSDDLVAELLRQGGIAWITVTSSAIARSLAAMFGDNLRRTRLASISPVTSATLRELGFEPAAEAEVYIVDGLIEALLRGDNRHA